Proteins found in one Pseudochaenichthys georgianus chromosome 13, fPseGeo1.2, whole genome shotgun sequence genomic segment:
- the LOC117457779 gene encoding hatching enzyme 1.2-like: MWLLVFICMLSVVGGVPINATQEDTSHATDNVTTMSDVQKQGSVIPLNGTQNMTHPATGVLVSMLEPQRSSSETLEGLEDDVIVQEGDILIPEDRNAVQNLWLDAVMPYTISQELTDRALDIHAAFKMISDVTCIRFTPHTTELNYIEFRNGKGCSSYIGCVGGAQKLYSAPSCSVGNVCHEIIHALGLHHEHNRRDRDQYISVEWSNIMPGKRNNFEVKQGDTQNLPYDLNSIMHYGEYYFSQDGSPTVLSKSSGVQIGQRSHLSELDVLRLNSLYHCGND; the protein is encoded by the exons ATGTGGCTTCTGGTCTTCATCTGCATGCTTTCAG TCGTTGGTGGTGTCCCTATAAATGCAACACAGGAGGATACCAGTCATGCAACAG ACAATGTTACTACGATGTCAGATGTGCAAAAACAAG GTAGTGTCATTCCCTTAAATGGCACCCAGAATATGACTCATCCTGCAACAG GTGTGTTGGTTTCAATGCTAGAGCCACAGCGATCCAGTTCAGAAACTCTAGAAG GGCTTGAAGATGACGTGATTGTCCAAGAGGGAGACATTTTGATCCCG GAGGACAGGAATGCTGTGCAGAACCTGTGGTTGGACGCCGTCATGCCGTACACCATCAGTCAGGAACTCA CTGATCGAGCGCTTGACATCCACGCTGCCTTCAAGATGATCTCAGACGTCACCTGCATTCGCTTCACGCCTCACACCACAGAGCTGAACTACATCGAGTTCCGCAATGGCAAAGG CTGTTCGTCCTACATTGGATGTGTAGGAGGAGCCCAGAAGCTGTACTCTGCCCCCTCGTGCTCTGTGGGTAATGTTTGCCATGAGATCATCCATGCTCTGGGTCTGCACCACGAACACAACCGCAGGGACCGCGACCAGTACATCTCTGTGGAGTGGAGCAACATCATGCCAG GGAAACGAAACAACTTCGAGGTGAAACAAGGAGACACTCAGAACCTGCCGTATGACCTCAACTCCATCATGCACTACGGAGA GTATTACTTCAGTCAAGATGGCAGTCCGACGGTGTTGTCGAAGAGTAGCGGGGTGCAgataggtcaaaggtcacacctCAGTGAGCTGGATGTACTGAGGCTGAACTCACTCTACCACTGTGGTAATGACTAA